Proteins encoded in a region of the Acidimicrobiales bacterium genome:
- a CDS encoding helix-turn-helix domain-containing protein — MATSETTSELNTRERLLAAAFEVFAEKGYAGTRVQEIAARAGFTTGAIYANFAGKAALLGEALGSNGLGALQSVTRPLGEGGRPADVLTALGMRSLTGERSTRDVVLLDALAAAARDPEVAALVMPRITAWTDGLREVIERSADEGGIDPRFSTDALVTLATAVGLGSFVLRALDAPRPAVGELEEVWSRLIASYAPPREA, encoded by the coding sequence ATGGCCACCAGTGAGACCACGTCCGAGCTGAACACCCGCGAGCGACTGCTCGCGGCCGCGTTCGAGGTCTTCGCCGAGAAGGGCTACGCCGGCACCCGCGTCCAGGAGATCGCGGCCCGGGCCGGCTTCACCACCGGCGCCATCTACGCCAACTTCGCCGGCAAGGCGGCGCTGCTCGGAGAGGCGCTCGGCTCCAACGGGCTCGGGGCGCTCCAGTCAGTGACCCGCCCCCTGGGGGAGGGCGGCCGCCCCGCCGACGTCCTGACCGCCCTCGGGATGCGGTCGCTCACGGGCGAGCGCAGCACCCGCGACGTCGTCCTGCTCGACGCCCTCGCCGCGGCTGCCCGCGACCCCGAGGTCGCCGCACTGGTGATGCCGCGCATCACCGCCTGGACCGACGGCCTCCGCGAGGTCATCGAGCGCAGCGCCGACGAGGGCGGGATCGACCCCCGGTTCTCCACCGACGCCCTGGTGACCCTCGCCACCGCCGTGGGGCTGGGCTCATTCGTGCTCCGCGCCCTCGACGCGCCCCGCCCCGCGGTCGGGGAGCTCGAGGAGGTCTGGTCGCGCCTCATCGCGTCCTACGCCCCTCCCCGCGAGGCGTAA
- the egtD gene encoding L-histidine N(alpha)-methyltransferase — translation MAASTVQVDVHLGPADLTAALLEEARVGLGSQPKALSPKWLYDERGCDLFDQITRLDEYYPFRRERSILQARAATIAEATGADTLVELGSGTSEKTRLLLDALAGAGTLERFVPFDVSEPTLREAAGAIIAEHPCIAVHAVVGDFEHHLDRLPGGGRRLIAFLGGTIGNLEPDLRAAFLREISAGMGPDDALLLGTDLVKDTSRLVRAYDDAEGVTAAFNKNVLAVLNRELGADFDLDGFDHVACYDDERDRIEMRLRARHATSVVVEALATTVTFEAGEEVRTEISAKFTRPLVEADLAAAGLGLDAWWTDDDGDFALSLSRR, via the coding sequence ATGGCCGCCAGCACCGTCCAGGTCGACGTCCACCTCGGACCCGCCGACCTCACCGCCGCCCTCCTCGAGGAGGCCCGGGTGGGGCTGGGGTCCCAGCCGAAGGCCCTCTCCCCCAAGTGGCTCTACGACGAGCGGGGCTGCGACCTGTTCGACCAGATCACCCGCCTCGACGAGTACTACCCCTTCCGTCGCGAGCGCTCAATCCTCCAGGCCCGGGCCGCCACGATCGCCGAGGCCACCGGCGCCGACACCCTTGTCGAGCTGGGCTCGGGGACCTCGGAGAAGACCCGGCTGCTGCTCGACGCGCTGGCCGGCGCCGGCACCCTCGAGCGCTTCGTGCCCTTCGACGTGAGCGAGCCCACGCTGCGGGAGGCGGCCGGCGCCATCATCGCCGAGCACCCCTGCATCGCCGTGCACGCCGTCGTCGGCGACTTCGAGCACCACCTCGACCGCCTCCCCGGCGGCGGCCGGCGCCTGATCGCCTTCCTGGGCGGCACCATCGGCAACCTCGAGCCCGACCTGCGCGCCGCCTTCCTCCGCGAGATCAGCGCGGGGATGGGCCCCGACGATGCCCTCCTCCTCGGGACCGATCTGGTCAAGGACACGAGCCGGCTGGTCCGGGCATACGACGACGCCGAGGGCGTGACCGCCGCGTTCAACAAGAACGTCCTCGCCGTGCTCAACCGCGAGCTGGGGGCCGACTTCGACCTCGACGGCTTCGACCACGTCGCCTGCTACGACGACGAGCGCGACCGCATCGAGATGCGACTGCGGGCCCGACACGCCACCTCCGTGGTGGTGGAGGCCCTCGCCACCACGGTGACCTTCGAGGCGGGCGAGGAGGTCCGGACCGAGATCAGCGCCAAGTTCACCCGACCCCTGGTGGAGGCCGACCTGGCCGCCGCCGGCCTCGGTCTCGACGCGTGGTGGACCGACGACGACGGCGACTTCGCCCTCTCGCTCAGCCGCCGCTGA